The sequence CGTGTTCAGGATATTCTTACGTCCATTTAATGAAGAATAAGGATCTTGGAAGATCATTTGAATATCCTTCGTATACTTACGGCGTTCCATCCTGCCCATTTTTGCAAGATCTTTTCCTTCAAACATCATCTGGCCATCCGTCACATCATTCAGACCGATAATCGCTCTTCCAGACGTTGTTTTCCCACAACCGGATTCACCAACAAGACCGTATGTCTCGCCAGGTTGAAGTTCGAAACTGATTCCATCCACAGCTCTTACATGATCAACGACCTTACGGAAAAATCCGCCTCTGATCGGATAATGTACTTTTAAATCATTCACTTTCAGTAGCGACATAATCTCTCTCTCCTACTCTGTCCTCCGGAAAGTAGAACGTTTTATAGCATGAGCATCTTACAAAATGATTCGGCTCGGCTTCATGCATTTCCGGTCTTTCTTCATGAGCTTCTGCCGGGATCCATTCGATCCGTGGAGCGAATCGGCAACCGACTCGATCAAGATTTTGAAGCGATGGTACTATTCCATCAATAACATGAAGTTTCTCTTTCCCTTCCAAATTGGAAGGAATCGAATTCAGCAATGATCGTGTATACGGATGCAATGGATTTGCGAACAACTCTTTTACTTCCGCGATCTCAACGACTTCTCCTGCATACATGACGACGACACGGTCGGCCATTTCAGCTACAACACCCAAGTCATGTGTAATCAGGATAATGCCTGTTTTCATCTGATTCTGCAACTCTTTCATCAAGTCCATGATTTGGGCTTGAATCGTAACGTCCAAGGCTGTCGTAGGCTCGTCCGCCAGAAGTAATACAGGGTCGCATGCAAGTGCGATAGCAATGACGACACGCTGTCTCATTCCCCCTGATAACTCATGCGGATATTGCTCATAGACACGTTGTTCGTTTTTGATGCCGACTCGGCGAAGAAGTTCTAGTACGCGTTTTTTCTTATCTGAAGCAGACAGTTTCATATGATAGTCCATTGGTTCTTCTATCTGTCTGCCAATAGTCGCTAGTGGGTTAAGTGCTGTCATCGGATCTTGGAAGATCATACCGATGTCTTTCCCTCTTACTTTGTTCAACGCATTCCGGGATAGTGACAAAAGATTCTGACCATCAAAATTGACTTGGCCCTCAAGTTTCGTATTTTTCAAGTTGTGCAATCCCATAACAGACAAAGCCAGGGCACTTTTCCCACAACCTGACTCTCCAACTATTGCGACAACTTCATTTTCATGAACTGTTATGGAAACATCGTCGACCGCCGCGTAGTAATCCCCCTTAATATTGAAAGAGGTGCGGAGATTCTTAATTTCCAGTACCGGGTTTTTCAATTGAACTTCCTCCTTACAAATAAACACAAGTGCAAATAACCAATTTTCAGATTTAAGCAACAGTTATTGAACTCAATATACTACACAACGATAGCGATGACAATACTGTTTTTTTAGAATATCAAAATCTTAGTTTATTTCGAATGTGACAAATACATTACAAACACTGATATGTAAGCGTTTTCGCCCTGTCGTTTGATTAAATAATTTTTTTCGCTTATTTACTAAAATCCCAAAAACAAACAAGTAAAAAAAACCGTTTTTACCATAAAAACGGCTTTTCTCATCTCTTAAGTATGTATAAAACGACCTTTCAACTCATCAATTCGAAGAGTTTGTTGCTGAAGAAGCAACAACTGCAGCAACTGTCGCGGCCATAACCGCCTGCTGAGCTTGCAAAATCATCTCGATGGACGCCGCGAGACTAACACTCATCTGCTCAGGACTCTCCGTTGATTGATA is a genomic window of Sporosarcina oncorhynchi containing:
- a CDS encoding ABC transporter ATP-binding protein is translated as MKNPVLEIKNLRTSFNIKGDYYAAVDDVSITVHENEVVAIVGESGCGKSALALSVMGLHNLKNTKLEGQVNFDGQNLLSLSRNALNKVRGKDIGMIFQDPMTALNPLATIGRQIEEPMDYHMKLSASDKKKRVLELLRRVGIKNEQRVYEQYPHELSGGMRQRVVIAIALACDPVLLLADEPTTALDVTIQAQIMDLMKELQNQMKTGIILITHDLGVVAEMADRVVVMYAGEVVEIAEVKELFANPLHPYTRSLLNSIPSNLEGKEKLHVIDGIVPSLQNLDRVGCRFAPRIEWIPAEAHEERPEMHEAEPNHFVRCSCYKTFYFPEDRVGERDYVATESE